In Reichenbachiella agarivorans, one genomic interval encodes:
- a CDS encoding pseudouridine synthase, with the protein MDQELEIIYQDDHYVAINKPHGLLVHRSKIACNTDRYALQELRNQLDRHVYPAHRLDRKTSGVLVFALSEEALQLIRKEFESQTIDKVYWAIVRGYTEEEGIIDYALTNDKGKVQEAVTRYKTLEKTEVNVPHLGHSTSRYALVEVYPETGRMHQIRKHFAHIFHPIIGDRPHGCNKQNKLFLEKWQMGTMLLHAKEFKFRHPYTQVETIFKAGPQPEFIRMIHALGFKSLVLPSQ; encoded by the coding sequence TTGGATCAAGAATTAGAAATCATATACCAAGACGACCATTATGTGGCGATCAACAAACCCCATGGACTGTTGGTGCACCGTTCGAAAATAGCCTGCAACACCGATCGCTATGCGCTGCAAGAACTCAGAAACCAACTTGACAGGCATGTCTACCCTGCTCATAGATTGGACAGGAAAACCAGTGGTGTGCTAGTTTTCGCACTCAGTGAAGAGGCGCTTCAACTGATCAGAAAGGAATTTGAAAGCCAGACCATTGACAAAGTGTATTGGGCCATCGTGAGAGGGTATACAGAAGAAGAAGGCATCATAGACTATGCCCTCACCAATGACAAAGGCAAGGTGCAAGAAGCCGTAACCCGCTACAAAACACTAGAAAAAACGGAGGTCAATGTACCACATCTGGGTCACAGTACCTCTAGGTACGCTCTGGTAGAAGTATATCCCGAGACTGGGAGAATGCATCAAATCAGAAAACACTTTGCCCATATCTTTCATCCGATCATTGGAGACAGACCGCATGGCTGCAACAAACAAAACAAGCTATTTTTGGAAAAATGGCAGATGGGTACGATGCTACTGCACGCCAAGGAATTCAAATTTCGGCATCCATACACGCAGGTGGAGACAATTTTCAAGGCAGGGCCACAGCCTGAATTTATCCGAATGATCCATGCTCTGGGATTTAAATCCTTAGTCCTTCCCTCCCAATAG
- a CDS encoding ATP-binding protein, with amino-acid sequence MRKVLSIFLLTTLLSSISPVFSQEISEGEAQALLEKTQYNKKRGNLEGALGYGLLGLDQAEYLGDENLIFEFRSILGDIYLSKKDYKRSINYFLGIVLSAKRTGEQSQLAQGYYYLADTYTRMGAYNKASDYYYQVSVIYDKTGFKQGKASAIESLGINYVTSNQTEKAVDTYERLLKIAVVDKLYSYVGKAQEQLFTQYMILGNTEEAIKYGVLYYERIKDRGNNDRIAEAADLLAGQYILAEDDKNALKYANIAVLKNPNAVNYKENQAVALAMNNEYQKSMSTFDDAIAKNEKLRKMSDVAELYNRKAEVANQKADFKTSLNALEKAEEIAVSKNSKEILLDTYKFYADMYKRKGSTTQYEEYLKMYEAVKLQVGNNDTMRSKVSASRENLAESFEQEARAQISSSENQKLAKERERLKSEQKIKELELLEQKSKLQEVTMQQIELEAQKAKQEVVIVEQAARAKLNQEQLDRLQLEAEMTRLSEAERQKELDILQKESQILQQQKEFEAKQAKQAKILQYIIITAAITILTILAIAFYRTYNTGKTIQEQNQNLAEQQKTILNRNIQLKKSSEAMLAMNNKLKKAHVNLKVLLKKEQSTREELEKANKEIKNTQVHLVQAEKMSSLGLLTAGIAHEINNPINFVSSGAQSLLRNFEELKGYIENYQKVLSLDDIEQIRKYRSILAEDEDNLNDLQSSSEELLADVNYGISRITEIVNGLRTFSRHDEAEVKDADINESFDSALLILKNKYKNKAEIVKNMDETIPQIQCFPGQLNQVFVNLVNNALDAMEDDGTITITTKNLDEDFIEIRIQDTGSGMPDHVKDKIFDPFFTTKDIGKGTGLGLSISHGIIEKHNGTIEVESELGVGTTFIIRLPKKLELDEKVLENQLS; translated from the coding sequence ATGAGAAAGGTTCTATCAATATTTTTATTGACAACTCTATTGTCTTCTATTTCCCCTGTATTCTCACAGGAGATTTCAGAGGGCGAGGCTCAGGCTTTGCTAGAAAAAACGCAGTACAACAAGAAGAGAGGAAACCTAGAAGGTGCTTTGGGATATGGACTGCTAGGTCTAGATCAAGCAGAATACTTGGGTGATGAAAATTTGATCTTCGAATTTAGAAGCATTCTGGGGGATATCTACTTGTCCAAGAAGGATTACAAACGATCAATCAACTATTTTTTGGGGATAGTCCTGTCAGCCAAAAGGACTGGAGAACAATCACAACTTGCACAAGGCTACTATTACTTGGCCGATACTTATACCCGAATGGGCGCCTACAACAAAGCAAGTGATTATTACTATCAAGTATCAGTTATATATGACAAAACGGGGTTCAAACAGGGAAAAGCTAGTGCAATTGAGTCTTTAGGAATCAATTATGTCACTTCCAATCAAACAGAAAAGGCAGTAGATACTTATGAGAGATTGCTCAAAATTGCAGTAGTAGATAAGTTGTATTCCTATGTAGGAAAGGCCCAAGAGCAATTGTTTACTCAATACATGATTCTCGGAAATACAGAAGAAGCCATCAAATATGGTGTCCTGTATTATGAAAGGATCAAAGATAGGGGCAATAATGACCGTATAGCGGAAGCTGCAGATTTGCTGGCAGGTCAGTATATTTTGGCAGAGGATGATAAAAATGCATTGAAATATGCAAACATCGCTGTGCTCAAGAATCCAAATGCAGTCAACTACAAAGAGAATCAAGCGGTAGCCCTAGCCATGAACAACGAATATCAAAAGTCTATGTCTACTTTTGATGATGCCATTGCAAAGAATGAGAAACTGCGCAAAATGTCCGATGTGGCAGAACTATACAATAGAAAGGCAGAGGTGGCCAACCAAAAGGCTGATTTTAAAACATCATTGAATGCATTGGAAAAGGCGGAGGAAATAGCTGTTAGTAAAAATTCTAAAGAGATTCTACTCGACACCTATAAATTCTATGCAGATATGTATAAAAGGAAGGGTAGTACTACGCAGTATGAAGAGTATCTGAAAATGTATGAAGCAGTCAAACTTCAAGTCGGAAATAATGATACAATGAGATCCAAAGTATCGGCATCTCGTGAAAACCTAGCTGAGAGTTTTGAACAAGAAGCAAGAGCTCAAATTTCAAGTTCGGAAAACCAAAAATTGGCTAAGGAACGAGAAAGATTGAAATCAGAGCAAAAAATAAAGGAACTGGAATTGTTGGAACAAAAAAGCAAGTTGCAAGAAGTAACTATGCAGCAGATTGAGTTGGAAGCACAAAAGGCAAAGCAGGAAGTCGTAATTGTAGAACAAGCTGCCAGAGCCAAACTCAATCAAGAACAACTTGATCGACTCCAACTTGAGGCAGAAATGACCCGATTGTCTGAAGCAGAGCGTCAAAAGGAGCTAGATATTTTGCAGAAGGAGAGTCAAATTCTCCAGCAGCAAAAGGAATTTGAAGCGAAGCAAGCCAAGCAAGCTAAAATTTTACAATACATTATCATCACAGCGGCAATCACCATTTTGACGATTTTGGCAATTGCTTTCTATAGAACTTACAATACTGGTAAGACCATTCAAGAGCAGAATCAGAACCTAGCAGAGCAACAAAAGACGATTTTGAATAGAAATATTCAACTCAAAAAGAGTTCGGAAGCCATGCTCGCTATGAACAATAAATTGAAAAAGGCACATGTCAATTTGAAAGTTCTATTGAAGAAGGAACAGTCCACACGAGAAGAGCTAGAAAAGGCTAACAAGGAAATCAAAAACACTCAAGTTCATTTGGTTCAAGCAGAAAAGATGTCTTCACTTGGCCTATTGACTGCTGGCATAGCTCATGAAATTAATAATCCAATTAATTTCGTATCTAGTGGTGCTCAGTCCTTGTTGAGGAATTTTGAGGAATTGAAGGGGTATATCGAAAACTATCAAAAAGTACTGTCACTAGACGATATAGAGCAGATTAGAAAATATAGATCCATATTGGCTGAGGATGAAGACAATTTGAATGACCTGCAAAGTAGCAGTGAGGAATTACTTGCCGATGTGAATTATGGTATTTCACGGATTACAGAGATTGTGAACGGCTTGAGGACGTTCTCACGACATGACGAAGCAGAAGTCAAAGATGCAGATATCAACGAGAGTTTTGATTCAGCATTATTGATCCTGAAAAACAAGTACAAAAACAAGGCTGAAATTGTGAAGAACATGGATGAGACCATCCCTCAGATCCAATGTTTTCCAGGTCAATTGAATCAAGTGTTTGTAAATTTGGTGAACAATGCACTAGATGCTATGGAAGATGATGGCACCATCACCATTACTACCAAAAATCTAGACGAAGACTTTATAGAAATAAGAATTCAGGATACTGGCAGTGGCATGCCAGATCATGTTAAGGATAAAATATTTGATCCGTTCTTTACTACCAAAGATATTGGTAAAGGAACAGGCTTGGGATTGTCTATCTCTCATGGTATCATTGAAAAACACAATGGTACGATAGAAGTAGAAAGTGAATTGGGTGTGGGTACCACATTCATCATTAGACTGCCCAAAAAGTTAGAGTTAGACGAAAAAGTTTTAGAGAACCAACTGAGTTAG
- a CDS encoding LytR/AlgR family response regulator transcription factor — MEKYKCVAIDDDLVYLEIFKKLAERVDVIDLVGTFSSAIDGAVGVSKLKPDILFLDIEMPYLDGYETISTLESKPKIIIVSSHLEYETDELKIDVKKYIRKPLEGPEQLAQIVKEVMASE, encoded by the coding sequence ATGGAAAAGTACAAATGTGTGGCAATCGATGATGACTTGGTATATTTAGAGATATTCAAGAAACTAGCCGAGCGTGTTGACGTAATTGATTTGGTGGGTACATTTAGTAGTGCTATTGATGGTGCTGTGGGCGTATCTAAACTCAAGCCAGATATCCTATTTCTAGACATTGAAATGCCTTATCTAGATGGATATGAGACGATTTCAACACTAGAGAGCAAACCAAAAATCATCATTGTTTCTTCTCACTTGGAGTATGAAACAGACGAGTTGAAAATTGATGTTAAAAAATACATCAGAAAGCCACTAGAAGGCCCTGAGCAATTGGCTCAGATTGTCAAAGAGGTAATGGCATCCGAGTAA
- a CDS encoding DUF481 domain-containing protein, producing the protein MKCIFFAVLAVFLLISISTQAQILNVNKLDVTTDSSRYTFGGIEFFFETDNRSPTPEESAKLLTIESAVDIVYVSDLHAYYLAGELNYYEATGDPVISTGFIHYRTNLMRKNRLSYEVYTQASFDASRRLDFRGIVGGGIKYRIYKTPEFEMDFGTGAFYEHEKWETFDEISQIVSVSFWKSSSYLKSNLELSDAANLSFITFYQVGYDWDIDAFRHRISGELQLNFNITSHFSFVVEGSIHYEDKPIIDINKTVYGIKNGLAYTF; encoded by the coding sequence ATGAAATGCATTTTTTTTGCAGTGTTAGCTGTTTTTTTACTCATATCTATATCTACCCAAGCCCAAATCCTCAATGTCAATAAATTGGATGTGACGACAGATTCGTCACGTTATACTTTTGGGGGAATAGAGTTTTTCTTTGAAACTGACAACAGGAGTCCAACACCCGAAGAATCGGCCAAACTGTTGACCATCGAGTCAGCTGTGGATATTGTGTATGTTTCGGATTTGCATGCCTATTATTTAGCAGGGGAGTTGAATTATTATGAAGCGACAGGTGATCCCGTCATCAGTACAGGTTTTATCCACTACCGAACCAACCTGATGAGAAAAAATAGGCTGTCTTATGAGGTGTACACACAGGCTTCTTTTGACGCAAGTCGACGTTTGGATTTTAGAGGTATTGTAGGAGGGGGGATTAAATATAGAATCTATAAGACGCCAGAGTTTGAAATGGATTTTGGTACGGGGGCCTTTTACGAGCATGAAAAATGGGAGACATTTGATGAGATCAGTCAGATAGTGAGTGTGAGTTTTTGGAAGTCTTCCTCATATCTCAAGAGCAATTTGGAATTGAGTGATGCTGCCAATTTGAGTTTTATTACGTTTTACCAAGTAGGATATGATTGGGATATCGATGCATTCAGACACCGAATCAGTGGAGAGCTGCAACTCAATTTCAACATTACAAGTCACTTTTCCTTTGTAGTCGAAGGCAGCATACATTACGAAGACAAGCCAATCATTGACATCAATAAGACAGTGTATGGAATCAAAAATGGATTGGCCTATACATTCTAG
- a CDS encoding BaiN/RdsA family NAD(P)/FAD-dependent oxidoreductase has translation MKVAVIGGGAAGFFAALSCKVAHTQAQVDILEASGKTLSKVKVSGGGRCNVTNGCESNADFLRFYPRGSKVLKKTFGHFDRLKTIDWFAQRGVELKTEADGRMFPVTNDSQTIIDCLRDEARKLGVEVVQNYRVSSITPTHRGFELFSKAGNRVYDYLIIAAGGNNKPESYDWLRQLGHAIIPPVPSLFTFNIPSEKKLTLLSGVAMTAATVKIQGTKLAEKGPLLVTHWGLSGPAALRLSAWGARILHDLNYQFSIQINWTQLDNEAQVRERLESVSAELDKKLVSNINPFDLPKRLWSYLLDRVEVDESKRWMEVAKKDRNRLINVLCNDVYKVEGKTTFKEEFVTCGGVDTAEVDFNTMESRQIKGLYFAGEVLDIDGVTGGFNFQAAWSTGYVAGLLGGKD, from the coding sequence ATGAAGGTAGCAGTAATAGGAGGTGGAGCAGCGGGGTTCTTTGCAGCACTGTCGTGCAAGGTAGCGCATACACAGGCGCAGGTCGATATTTTGGAGGCATCTGGCAAGACCCTGTCCAAAGTAAAGGTGTCAGGCGGCGGGCGCTGCAACGTGACCAATGGCTGTGAGTCCAATGCTGATTTTCTAAGATTTTACCCCAGAGGATCCAAGGTACTGAAGAAAACCTTCGGGCATTTTGATCGGCTGAAAACCATCGACTGGTTTGCCCAGCGAGGGGTTGAGCTCAAGACCGAAGCAGACGGCAGGATGTTTCCCGTGACCAATGATTCACAAACGATCATCGATTGTCTGCGAGATGAGGCTAGAAAACTGGGCGTAGAGGTCGTCCAGAACTACAGGGTATCGTCCATCACGCCAACTCACCGTGGCTTTGAGTTGTTTTCCAAAGCAGGCAACAGGGTCTATGATTATCTGATCATTGCGGCAGGAGGCAACAACAAGCCTGAGTCCTATGACTGGTTGAGACAATTGGGACATGCGATCATTCCTCCTGTACCGTCTTTGTTTACTTTCAATATCCCCTCGGAGAAGAAATTGACGCTACTGTCCGGTGTGGCAATGACGGCAGCTACGGTGAAGATTCAAGGAACCAAATTGGCAGAGAAAGGTCCGCTGTTGGTGACGCACTGGGGGCTGAGTGGGCCAGCTGCCCTGCGATTGTCTGCCTGGGGTGCACGCATATTGCACGACTTGAACTACCAGTTTAGCATCCAGATCAACTGGACGCAGCTGGACAATGAGGCGCAGGTACGAGAGCGATTGGAGTCAGTCTCAGCGGAGTTGGACAAGAAGCTCGTGAGCAATATCAATCCATTTGATCTACCCAAGCGACTCTGGAGCTATTTGCTGGACAGGGTAGAGGTGGACGAGAGCAAACGATGGATGGAGGTGGCCAAAAAGGACAGAAACCGCCTGATCAATGTCCTGTGCAATGATGTCTACAAGGTGGAAGGCAAGACGACTTTCAAAGAAGAGTTTGTGACCTGCGGGGGTGTAGATACCGCCGAGGTGGATTTCAACACGATGGAAAGCCGCCAGATCAAAGGGCTGTATTTTGCCGGAGAGGTGCTGGACATAGATGGTGTAACGGGAGGGTTCAACTTTCAGGCTGCCTGGAGTACAGGATATGTCGCGGGTCTATTGGGAGGGAAGGACTAA
- a CDS encoding phosphoenolpyruvate carboxylase: MNRILSEVKEKLGKPYYDFEFLLECLKDILEQNGEAEIAKDIPFLNDFPFKSGEEMSSKHIQLYSLVFQLVNMVEVNGAVQNRRRVENELDYHAVNGLFASNINNLLTNKITEQDILRKLPDTVVEPVLTAHPTEAKRATVLEHHRDLYLLLVNRENKMFSDNELLNIRHNIKLALYRIWKTGEIYLEKPDVHSELRNILHYLVNVFPKVIPVLDRRLIQAWSSCGLDKKSLLENHAFPKISFGNWVGGDRDGHPLVTEQVTEETLQALRLNAFVVMNRNLTTLVKHLSFTHSVDECSQEFQERVNEMISDLGDLGLDSFNRNKEECFRQFANLIIAKMPIILERGHATELTEEAGRYVLAQDMLDDLNLLKKELISFGAQSIAYDDVNLSIRSLETFGFHLAKLDVRQNSAFHDKAIEQLLEAAQVEDHNFSEWSEEKRVAFLTQELKSSRPFTHQNAVLGPNASAVISCYRVVEAHVNKYGTDGIGSFIVSMTRSVSDLLSVYLLAREAGLVRNTEEGLVCRVPVVPLLETIEDLQHGVSIMEGFLAHEFTQRSLRYLKEKKGLARLSQQIMVGYSDSNKDGGIIASQWNLYRSQYLLAELAEKHEVDLVFFHGKGGSISRGSGPTHYFIKALPYQSIKHNIRLTEQGETIAQKYENKVNAEYNLELLVANSLSKSLHDEQTERVYHPQAEILDVLAAESKEHYEKLTHEEGFVKYFRQATPIDAIETSKIGSRPAKRTGANTLEDLRAIPWVFSWSQSRYHMTSWYGVGTAFTNLKKKSPEKYNEFKKAIISDTFIRYVLTNVDTSLAATDEGIMKSYAELVEDVSLRDKFLGMFLNEFKLTRDVLFDLLGEGIEVRRKNHHYSNHLRAPLMKHLHEKQIQLLKLWRKQKEEGDAKSADTQIELMLTINAIASAMRNTG; this comes from the coding sequence ATGAACAGAATTCTATCAGAAGTAAAGGAAAAACTAGGTAAGCCCTATTATGATTTTGAGTTTTTACTGGAATGTCTCAAGGACATACTTGAGCAGAATGGAGAGGCTGAGATAGCCAAGGATATTCCATTTTTGAATGACTTTCCATTCAAATCTGGAGAAGAAATGTCTTCAAAACATATTCAGCTTTACTCGTTGGTCTTTCAACTCGTCAATATGGTAGAAGTCAATGGTGCTGTCCAAAACCGACGAAGAGTAGAAAACGAATTGGACTACCATGCAGTCAATGGTTTGTTTGCTAGCAATATCAACAATCTACTCACCAATAAAATAACCGAGCAAGACATATTGAGAAAACTGCCAGATACGGTGGTAGAACCCGTCTTGACTGCTCACCCTACCGAAGCAAAACGAGCGACGGTTCTAGAACATCATAGAGATCTTTATTTGCTATTGGTCAACAGAGAAAACAAAATGTTCTCTGACAATGAATTGCTCAATATCAGACACAATATCAAGTTGGCATTGTATCGGATCTGGAAGACGGGGGAGATTTACCTAGAGAAACCAGACGTACATTCTGAACTTAGAAATATTCTCCATTATTTGGTCAACGTATTTCCAAAAGTGATTCCAGTATTGGACAGAAGGCTCATACAGGCATGGTCTTCCTGTGGACTGGACAAGAAGTCACTGTTGGAGAACCATGCTTTTCCTAAGATCAGTTTTGGTAATTGGGTAGGAGGAGACAGAGATGGCCATCCTTTGGTTACCGAGCAAGTGACAGAAGAAACCTTGCAAGCTCTTCGATTGAACGCTTTTGTAGTGATGAACCGAAATTTGACCACTTTGGTCAAACACTTGAGTTTTACACATTCTGTAGATGAGTGTAGCCAAGAATTTCAAGAGCGTGTAAACGAGATGATCAGCGATTTGGGAGATCTTGGTTTGGATTCATTTAATAGAAACAAAGAAGAGTGCTTCAGACAATTTGCCAATTTGATCATAGCTAAAATGCCGATCATTCTCGAAAGGGGACATGCAACCGAACTGACAGAAGAAGCAGGTAGGTATGTACTGGCTCAGGATATGCTAGATGACCTCAACCTGTTGAAGAAAGAGCTAATCAGTTTTGGCGCACAATCAATCGCGTATGATGATGTCAACCTGTCTATCAGGAGTTTGGAGACTTTCGGTTTCCACTTGGCCAAGTTGGATGTGAGACAAAACAGTGCGTTTCATGACAAGGCCATAGAGCAGCTTTTGGAAGCGGCGCAGGTAGAAGATCATAATTTCTCCGAATGGAGTGAAGAAAAAAGGGTGGCGTTCCTGACACAGGAGTTGAAATCTAGCCGTCCCTTTACGCATCAAAATGCAGTTTTGGGACCCAATGCATCTGCTGTAATCTCATGCTACAGAGTGGTAGAAGCACACGTAAATAAATACGGGACAGATGGAATAGGGTCATTCATCGTCAGTATGACTAGGTCTGTTTCGGATTTGCTGTCAGTTTACTTACTGGCAAGAGAGGCTGGTTTGGTTAGAAATACTGAAGAGGGTTTGGTCTGTCGAGTACCTGTAGTGCCGCTGTTGGAGACCATAGAAGACTTGCAGCATGGGGTATCTATTATGGAAGGTTTCTTGGCCCATGAATTCACTCAAAGGAGCCTAAGGTACCTGAAAGAGAAGAAAGGTCTAGCAAGACTGAGTCAGCAGATCATGGTGGGGTACAGTGATAGTAACAAGGACGGAGGGATCATTGCCAGTCAGTGGAATCTCTACCGCTCACAGTACTTATTGGCTGAACTGGCCGAAAAGCATGAGGTGGATTTGGTGTTCTTTCATGGTAAAGGGGGATCAATCAGTAGAGGGTCTGGACCTACCCATTATTTTATCAAAGCATTGCCATACCAGTCTATCAAGCACAACATTCGTCTGACAGAGCAAGGAGAAACCATTGCGCAGAAATACGAAAACAAAGTTAATGCAGAGTACAATTTGGAATTGCTAGTTGCCAATTCACTTTCCAAGAGTCTTCATGACGAGCAGACAGAAAGGGTGTATCACCCACAAGCTGAGATCTTGGATGTGTTGGCGGCAGAGAGTAAAGAACATTACGAAAAACTGACACACGAAGAAGGGTTTGTCAAGTATTTTAGACAAGCAACACCTATTGATGCCATCGAAACGAGTAAAATAGGTTCTAGACCTGCCAAGCGTACAGGAGCCAATACTTTAGAGGATTTGAGAGCGATTCCATGGGTGTTTTCCTGGAGTCAGTCTCGTTACCACATGACCAGCTGGTATGGTGTAGGCACAGCCTTTACCAACCTGAAGAAAAAGTCTCCAGAAAAGTACAACGAATTCAAAAAGGCCATCATTAGTGACACCTTTATCAGATACGTATTGACCAATGTAGATACTTCATTGGCTGCAACAGATGAAGGTATCATGAAGTCCTATGCTGAGTTAGTAGAGGATGTCAGCTTGAGAGATAAGTTCTTGGGAATGTTCTTGAATGAATTCAAATTAACCAGAGATGTCTTGTTTGATTTGTTGGGAGAAGGAATAGAAGTGAGGAGAAAAAACCATCATTACTCTAATCATCTAAGAGCACCTTTGATGAAACATTTGCATGAGAAGCAGATTCAGTTATTGAAACTCTGGAGGAAACAAAAAGAGGAAGGAGATGCGAAAAGTGCAGATACACAGATCGAATTGATGTTAACAATCAATGCAATAGCAAGCGCAATGAGAAATACAGGTTGA
- a CDS encoding endonuclease domain-containing protein — MTQNNSHYNKRLQPFAKALRSDMTKAEACIWKYVLKARMMAGYQFRRQRPVLNYIADFMCKELNLIIEIDGITHSYEGVYIKDQKRTQELESQGFTVLRYADEEVLQNIEHVRESIAEWIDKHAVVPPPNPRQRGTKK, encoded by the coding sequence ATGACCCAAAACAATAGCCATTACAACAAGCGGCTTCAGCCTTTTGCTAAAGCACTAAGATCAGATATGACCAAGGCAGAAGCCTGTATTTGGAAATATGTACTCAAAGCAAGGATGATGGCGGGTTATCAATTTAGAAGACAGAGACCAGTTCTTAATTACATTGCGGATTTCATGTGCAAGGAATTAAACCTTATCATAGAAATTGATGGAATCACACATTCCTATGAGGGAGTTTATATCAAAGATCAAAAGAGAACACAGGAACTAGAATCCCAAGGCTTTACTGTTTTGAGGTATGCCGACGAAGAGGTGCTACAAAACATAGAACACGTTAGAGAAAGCATAGCTGAGTGGATAGATAAGCATGCAGTAGTTCCACCCCCTAACCCCCGCCAGCGGGGGACAAAGAAATAG